A stretch of DNA from Desulfosarcina ovata subsp. ovata:
AATAAACAGGATAAACCAGCCCTTTGAATTTTTGTTTCATCTCTTCAAAAGTCATGGGGTTTTCCGGAGTACCCTTTGGACTGGGTATATACATTTCAAAATGTCTGCCGTCCGTTGTTGTCAGCGTCACCTTTGTTTCGAACATGCTAAAATCCGGATTGAGTTCGGTTTCAACTTTTTTGCTAAAATCGACTAATTTAGGATCATTGAGTTTCTCCCTTTTGAACATCTTTTGGCCTGCGGAACCTTCTATAAAAGCAAGCGCTGCACAATGGTAGATACTAAACTTGGCTTCGAGCTCCCTTTTGGGCTCCTTGTTGTCTATTACGCTTAGCGGAAGTTTCCCAAGTTCGATGTTAATTTTATGTACGTCTTTTACGGATAAGCTCTCTTTCTCTTTTATTTCCTTAATGGCTTCAATGGTTGAATGTGTCGCCAGTGCGGAAGCATAACGCTTGAAACCCACGTCGACAATCTGATAATCCGTGCCGAGTCCGCCCAGTAATTTATTAACATCAGCCTTGGAAGCTAAAACCCTGCCAATTCCATACCTTCCTTCAAAAATTAAATCACTGCTATCAAAACCTCTTTTAGCCAGATAAGCGGATAACACACCATCCATGGCGCTTTTACCGGCATTGAACGGCTTAGACATCGTACCGAATACCTCTCGTAATCCTGAAATTTGGGTGCCGGCAATTCCAAAGGCATTAATGGTTTCATCAATTGTTAAATTCAGAAGCTTTGCCGTCCCTGCAACAGCACCAAAGCGTCCCACGGTAGAGGTGGTATGCCATCCGCGCTGATAATGGCTGAAACCAGCAGCCTTTCCTATCCTGCTGGCTATTTCAAATCCTATGGAAAATGCAGTTATTAGCTTTTTCCCGCTCACTTTCAGGTGTTCACCGACAGCTATAACGGCAGGTGCCAAACAAACGCTGGGGTGGATAAAAGAGCCCGCGTGGGAATCGTCAAAATCCAGTGCGTGTGATATGCATCCATTAGCCAGAGTGGCGAATAATACATTCGTTTTGATGCCCTTACCGATAATTGTCGCCTGATTTTTCCCTCCCATTTCTCCAATAAAATCTATCAATATCGATGCAATTTTTTCATTTGATCCGCCTATCGTTA
This window harbors:
- a CDS encoding MmgE/PrpD family protein translates to MSISEKLSKYILTTSYADIPDEVKRYTKLCLFDWLGVTIGGSNEKIASILIDFIGEMGGKNQATIIGKGIKTNVLFATLANGCISHALDFDDSHAGSFIHPSVCLAPAVIAVGEHLKVSGKKLITAFSIGFEIASRIGKAAGFSHYQRGWHTTSTVGRFGAVAGTAKLLNLTIDETINAFGIAGTQISGLREVFGTMSKPFNAGKSAMDGVLSAYLAKRGFDSSDLIFEGRYGIGRVLASKADVNKLLGGLGTDYQIVDVGFKRYASALATHSTIEAIKEIKEKESLSVKDVHKINIELGKLPLSVIDNKEPKRELEAKFSIYHCAALAFIEGSAGQKMFKREKLNDPKLVDFSKKVETELNPDFSMFETKVTLTTTDGRHFEMYIPSPKGTPENPMTFEEMKQKFKGLVYPVYSREKTRQIFYKIKGLEDISDIGEIMDLCIS